The uncultured Hyphomonas sp. genome includes a region encoding these proteins:
- a CDS encoding RluA family pseudouridine synthase, with translation MSGQIVTETVTSKEEGTRLDRWIKRRVQLTQGQVEKMLRTGQIRVDGARAKSNTRLSAGMQVRLPILSADEARPAPDKTAKVSKEDREFLREITLYEDDDMIALNKPAGLAVQGGSGQGKHIDGMLASLSDGTHRPVLVHRLDKDTSGVLLVAKHPAAAARLAELFRSRDMDKVYWAVTVGVPNPPFGQIRCWMVKGVPDENDEDGYRVVNPKARGRRDADRERMFRSAQGVEGARHSITDYAVVSTAGQRAAWVALKPSTGRMHQLRFHMLEMNTSILGDFKYQCRREVPQGLAPGLHLHARALVIPRPNGKPLKVVAPLPPHMKQTFEALGFLEQEAGKDPLAPFV, from the coding sequence ATGAGCGGCCAGATCGTCACTGAAACCGTCACCTCCAAGGAGGAAGGTACGCGCCTTGACCGCTGGATCAAGCGGCGGGTGCAACTGACTCAGGGCCAGGTCGAGAAGATGCTCCGTACCGGACAGATCCGGGTGGATGGCGCGCGGGCGAAATCCAACACCCGCCTGTCTGCCGGCATGCAGGTGCGTCTGCCAATCCTGAGCGCCGATGAGGCGCGCCCGGCGCCGGACAAGACGGCAAAAGTATCGAAGGAAGACCGCGAATTCCTGCGGGAGATCACGCTCTACGAGGACGATGACATGATCGCCCTCAACAAGCCCGCAGGCCTCGCCGTGCAGGGTGGATCAGGGCAGGGCAAGCACATCGACGGCATGCTGGCATCCCTGAGCGATGGCACGCACCGGCCGGTGCTTGTGCACCGCCTGGACAAGGACACGTCCGGCGTCCTGCTGGTGGCGAAGCATCCCGCGGCGGCGGCTCGCCTGGCGGAGCTCTTCCGCAGCCGCGACATGGACAAGGTCTACTGGGCCGTCACGGTCGGCGTGCCCAACCCGCCCTTCGGCCAGATCCGCTGCTGGATGGTAAAGGGCGTGCCGGACGAAAACGACGAAGACGGCTACCGCGTCGTGAACCCGAAAGCGCGTGGCCGCCGGGACGCTGATCGCGAGCGCATGTTCCGGTCTGCGCAGGGCGTTGAAGGCGCACGCCACTCGATCACGGACTATGCCGTTGTCTCGACCGCTGGACAGCGCGCCGCCTGGGTCGCGCTGAAACCCTCGACCGGGCGGATGCACCAGCTTCGCTTCCACATGCTGGAAATGAACACGTCCATCCTCGGCGACTTCAAATACCAGTGCCGCCGGGAAGTGCCGCAGGGGCTCGCGCCCGGCCTGCACCTGCATGCCCGCGCACTGGTCATTCCGCGTCCGAACGGCAAGCCGCTGAAGGTCGTTGCGCCGCTGCCGCCGCACATGAAGCAGACCTTCGAGGCGCTCGGCTTCCTGGAGCAGGAAGCGGGCAAGGATCCGCTCGCCCCCTTCGTCTGA
- the crcB gene encoding fluoride efflux transporter CrcB: MNGFLAVAAGGAIGAAMRHGVGLMAVRHLPAGWPHGTFAVNILGSFLMGFLISWLAFRGEGGPQELRLFLATGLLGGFTTFSAFSLEVANFVRAGDMTKAVAYAALSVCLGLIALFVGLWLSRKVFA; the protein is encoded by the coding sequence ATGAACGGATTTCTCGCAGTCGCGGCAGGCGGCGCCATCGGCGCGGCCATGCGCCATGGTGTCGGCCTGATGGCCGTGCGCCACCTGCCGGCTGGCTGGCCGCACGGCACCTTTGCGGTGAACATTCTCGGCAGTTTCCTGATGGGGTTCCTCATCAGCTGGCTGGCGTTTCGCGGGGAGGGCGGGCCGCAGGAGCTCCGCCTGTTCCTGGCGACCGGATTGCTGGGCGGTTTTACAACCTTTTCTGCCTTCTCGCTGGAAGTGGCGAACTTCGTCCGCGCCGGGGACATGACCAAAGCGGTCGCTTATGCCGCCCTGTCGGTCTGCCTCGGCCTGATTGCGCTGTTTGTTGGCCTCTGGCTCTCACGGAAAGTCTTCGCATGA
- a CDS encoding TonB-dependent receptor produces the protein MRSVCLFLLTCAAAVLPAAAQTHSLRVPDMPLADAINLLAEQTDTVIIAEAEDLDGLAAGPLTGDMEVGEALEALLSGIPLSVSQDANGVWIIRRKPAQTTSSEKPAPVASRIRPRRMPAPAMDLPRTYDTIIVTGSRAGLQAWESLSPVDVLDRADLAAPVSDDFADVLADIVPSFFVQRRPLSDGAVFVRPYSLRNLSADHTLILLNGKRRHRSAMLNTGGSQSPDLSKIPTNAIQRVEILRDGASAQYGSDAIAGVINIITRDDEMREGVAQYSQYYEGDGVQKRFGFGGGIRGPEGGVRLNLDYSDASPTSRARQRLDALEYLEDHPDADISDPVQKWGQPEREDFRGLLTADRITGFGQVYGLVNASQGQGVSDFNWRSPATPSVYAASAAFGDWSLINIYPNGFTPQFGQEERDVSATLGLKGEWAAGLTYDFSAGFGQNRIDYFLYDTINASMGPDSPTQFDAGGLRQQEFNLSADFQARLPAPSTFAEPVNLAFGIEHRVERYSVVAGEPASYEIGPGAIDGLTSGSNGFPGYTQVQAKTHEQSNWAVYADAEMRPGRYSQMGAALRFEEFDTFGSRLNGKLSYRRDVLPGLALRTTVSTGFKAPTPAQIFSERTSQGVAPDTLDVMTNGRFSPTGAVASILSERTDVDIASLRPETSVNLSAGGVFRPLDGLVASADVYRTDVQDRIFTSESYTLDALERARLAALGVPGGESITEVSFYQNSFDTRTTGIDLVMDYDRRLDGGDLTLGLSFNYNNTKVLNADFIANPSRISRFERLYPRVSTNASVGFAKGRWSFDTRFRWIGPWVDYTNQDGAPIQEFGSELFVDASVSVQLNDLLTLCIGAENLFDEYPDEAVLEVSKGLIYSRNAPYDTDGGQYFLRLSARF, from the coding sequence ATGCGATCGGTCTGCCTGTTCCTGCTGACCTGCGCAGCCGCGGTACTCCCGGCGGCGGCGCAGACCCATTCCCTGCGTGTGCCAGACATGCCGCTGGCCGACGCCATCAACCTGCTGGCTGAGCAGACCGACACCGTCATCATCGCGGAAGCAGAAGATCTGGACGGCCTCGCTGCAGGGCCGCTTACCGGAGACATGGAGGTCGGCGAGGCGCTGGAAGCCTTGTTGTCAGGTATACCCCTGAGCGTCAGCCAGGATGCGAACGGCGTCTGGATCATCCGGCGCAAACCAGCGCAAACCACCTCGTCAGAAAAGCCTGCGCCTGTGGCCTCCCGGATTCGGCCCAGACGGATGCCTGCGCCTGCCATGGATCTACCCAGAACCTATGACACGATCATTGTGACCGGTTCACGCGCAGGCCTTCAGGCATGGGAGAGTCTGTCACCGGTTGACGTGTTGGACCGGGCGGACCTTGCCGCGCCAGTGTCAGACGATTTTGCAGACGTTCTGGCAGACATCGTGCCCAGTTTCTTTGTCCAGCGCCGGCCGCTCAGCGATGGCGCGGTGTTTGTGCGGCCCTACAGCCTCCGGAACCTGTCTGCGGACCACACGCTGATCCTCCTCAATGGAAAGCGGCGCCACCGCTCCGCGATGCTGAACACAGGCGGGTCCCAGTCGCCAGACCTGTCGAAGATCCCCACAAATGCCATCCAGCGCGTCGAAATCCTCCGGGATGGAGCGTCTGCGCAATATGGTTCAGATGCGATTGCTGGAGTGATCAACATCATCACCCGCGACGACGAGATGAGGGAGGGGGTTGCCCAGTATAGTCAGTACTATGAAGGGGATGGAGTCCAGAAACGCTTCGGCTTTGGCGGTGGGATCCGCGGACCTGAGGGCGGCGTCCGTCTCAACCTTGACTATAGCGATGCTTCTCCGACATCACGTGCGCGCCAGCGGCTCGATGCACTGGAATATCTGGAAGACCATCCGGATGCAGACATCTCCGACCCGGTCCAGAAATGGGGCCAGCCTGAGCGGGAAGATTTCCGCGGACTGCTGACAGCGGACCGGATTACCGGGTTCGGGCAGGTCTACGGACTGGTCAATGCCAGCCAGGGGCAGGGCGTGAGCGACTTCAATTGGCGTAGCCCTGCCACGCCGAGTGTCTATGCCGCCAGCGCCGCCTTCGGGGACTGGTCGCTGATAAATATCTATCCCAATGGGTTCACTCCGCAGTTCGGGCAGGAAGAGCGCGATGTTTCCGCAACGTTGGGCCTGAAAGGTGAATGGGCAGCCGGCCTGACTTATGACTTCAGTGCCGGGTTCGGCCAGAACAGGATCGACTATTTCCTTTACGACACAATCAACGCCTCCATGGGCCCGGACAGTCCGACTCAGTTCGATGCTGGCGGCCTCAGACAGCAGGAATTCAATCTCAGTGCAGATTTCCAGGCCCGGCTTCCTGCGCCGTCCACCTTTGCCGAGCCGGTGAACCTTGCCTTCGGAATCGAGCATCGGGTGGAGCGTTATAGCGTCGTCGCCGGTGAACCGGCGTCCTATGAGATCGGTCCGGGCGCCATCGACGGCCTGACGTCCGGCTCCAACGGGTTTCCTGGTTATACGCAGGTGCAGGCGAAGACGCACGAACAGTCGAACTGGGCGGTCTACGCCGATGCGGAGATGCGTCCCGGACGATACAGCCAAATGGGTGCCGCCTTGCGCTTCGAGGAGTTTGATACGTTCGGCAGCCGCTTGAATGGCAAGCTGTCCTATCGCCGGGATGTGTTGCCTGGCCTCGCCTTGCGCACCACCGTCTCGACAGGTTTCAAGGCTCCGACACCAGCACAGATTTTTTCCGAGCGGACGTCTCAGGGAGTCGCTCCCGACACGCTGGATGTTATGACCAATGGCCGTTTCAGCCCGACGGGAGCCGTTGCAAGCATACTTAGTGAGCGAACTGATGTTGATATCGCTTCGCTGAGGCCCGAAACCTCGGTCAACCTGTCTGCGGGGGGCGTGTTCCGGCCGCTGGACGGTCTGGTCGCCAGCGCCGACGTCTACAGGACCGACGTTCAAGATCGAATTTTTACGTCGGAAAGTTACACGTTGGATGCGTTGGAGCGCGCCCGACTTGCAGCCCTGGGTGTTCCGGGTGGGGAAAGTATTACGGAAGTCAGCTTCTACCAGAACAGTTTTGACACGCGGACGACCGGCATTGATCTGGTAATGGACTATGACAGGCGGCTGGACGGCGGGGATCTCACGCTTGGCCTGTCCTTCAACTACAACAATACCAAAGTTCTGAACGCCGACTTCATCGCCAATCCATCCAGGATAAGCCGGTTCGAACGCCTCTATCCCCGCGTTTCGACCAATGCGTCTGTGGGGTTTGCGAAGGGGCGGTGGTCCTTTGATACGCGGTTCAGATGGATTGGCCCCTGGGTGGATTACACCAACCAGGACGGCGCGCCCATTCAGGAATTCGGCTCGGAGCTATTCGTCGATGCGAGCGTCTCGGTTCAACTCAACGATCTTCTTACGCTTTGCATCGGGGCAGAAAACCTGTTTGACGAATATCCGGATGAAGCCGTTCTGGAGGTCAGCAAGGGGCTGATATATTCCCGCAATGCACCTTATGACACGGACGGTGGGCAGTATTTCCTGCGGCTGAGCGCACGCTTTTAA
- a CDS encoding aminotransferase class V-fold PLP-dependent enzyme has translation MKLTRRLVMKGAAAAAASFNSGCAMASPTREALVQDIATDEAFWRSIAAQYDVTPDVVNFENGYWGLMAKPVLEAFIRNTEKVNRNNSWYARRDYYAEIQPVHARIADFLGAGPDEIVFSRNATESLQALVGGYNRLKPGDAVMYADLDYDSIQTAMDTKAEREGASVVRITIPEPVTHDQLIDTYRQALEANPKVRLLLLTHISHRTGLMIPVREIVEMARGFGVDCIVDAAHSWGQTDFRMEDVGADFVGFNLHKWIGAPIGAGLIYIRQDRLAHISPDISERPEGVGTIYHRIHTGTTNFATFLTLKDALDFHELVGPARKAARVSYLRDLWAEEMRGDDRIEILTPSDPRLHAAITSFRFKGKTSVDANKAIVKALVEKHGIFTVHRSDVAKGACIRVTPTLYNTPDQCFQLVKALRSLLAET, from the coding sequence ATGAAACTTACCAGACGACTGGTCATGAAGGGCGCCGCTGCTGCAGCGGCGTCCTTTAATTCCGGGTGCGCTATGGCCTCTCCCACACGTGAGGCCTTGGTGCAGGACATCGCGACAGACGAAGCCTTCTGGCGGTCCATTGCGGCGCAGTATGACGTCACGCCGGACGTGGTGAATTTCGAGAACGGCTATTGGGGCCTGATGGCAAAGCCTGTCCTTGAAGCCTTCATCCGCAACACCGAAAAAGTGAACCGCAACAATTCCTGGTATGCCCGCCGGGACTATTACGCGGAAATCCAGCCGGTCCATGCGCGCATCGCGGATTTCCTCGGCGCCGGGCCGGACGAGATTGTCTTCTCCCGAAATGCCACCGAATCCCTGCAGGCGCTGGTCGGCGGCTACAACCGGCTGAAGCCGGGCGATGCGGTGATGTATGCCGATCTTGACTATGACTCGATCCAGACCGCCATGGACACCAAGGCCGAACGGGAAGGCGCCTCCGTCGTCCGCATCACCATTCCGGAACCGGTCACCCATGACCAGCTGATCGACACCTACCGGCAGGCCCTTGAGGCGAACCCGAAAGTGCGCCTCCTCCTGCTGACCCATATCAGCCACCGCACCGGCCTGATGATCCCGGTGCGCGAGATCGTGGAGATGGCGCGAGGCTTCGGCGTCGACTGTATTGTCGATGCGGCCCATTCCTGGGGCCAGACCGATTTCCGCATGGAAGACGTCGGCGCAGACTTTGTCGGCTTCAATTTGCACAAATGGATCGGCGCACCGATCGGGGCGGGGCTGATCTATATCCGTCAGGACCGGCTGGCGCACATTTCACCGGACATCTCTGAACGGCCGGAAGGCGTCGGCACGATCTATCACCGTATTCACACCGGCACGACGAACTTCGCGACCTTCCTGACGCTGAAGGATGCGCTCGACTTCCACGAACTCGTCGGCCCGGCGCGCAAGGCAGCCCGCGTGTCTTACCTGCGCGACCTCTGGGCCGAGGAAATGCGAGGCGATGACCGGATCGAGATCCTGACGCCATCAGACCCGCGCCTGCATGCGGCGATCACGTCTTTCCGTTTCAAGGGCAAGACGAGCGTGGACGCCAACAAGGCCATCGTGAAGGCGCTGGTGGAGAAGCACGGTATCTTCACCGTCCACCGCAGCGATGTCGCCAAGGGCGCCTGCATCCGTGTCACACCGACACTCTACAACACGCCGGACCAGTGCTTCCAGCTCGTGAAAGCCCTGCGTTCGCTCCTGGCGGAAACCTGA
- a CDS encoding TonB-dependent receptor: MKTSISLRKALVLTASGAALCFSNAALAQTANEQDDTSVQQTVIVTGTRGAPRTTFDSLAPVDVISDDAIDMTASDEVMDTLSQLVPSFNVKRLPMADGQVFVRPASLRSLSSDHTLVLVNGKRFHRSALLGSNGAQSPDLAQIPSYAIKRIEVLRDGASAQYGSDAIAGVINIILDDEAGTNAFAQAGQYYKGDGEQYRLGAQQGFVFDNGFLNFSGEYTDAGLTSRSRQRPDAIQLQEDFPDLDVPNPVQRWGQPERQAYRFAMNGAYDLGSSEAYVFSTYGWGSGVTDFNWRNPVSTSAYGDSAMDPEYDLNEIYPAGFSPRFGQDDNDFSLTGGYRSTDEGPFSYDFSASYGRNQIEYFMYNSINASLGSASPTSFDIGTLTQTELNLNADFAYSASLDFLADDLTFAFGAETRKEEYEIGQGEYASYAVGPLAEEGFPAGSNGFPGFSPDQSGSSDQTSYAGYIDIEAPVTDRWTVGGAVRYEDFSEFGSSTTGKLSTRFEVTPNLALRATASTGFRAPTPGQLFSERTSQGLDTTTLNIFTTGRFSPQGAVAEVISQRADADIRSLEPEESENITAGLAWTSSFGLMATLDVYQIDVENRLSTSNTFTVTDEERAQFAALGVVGAEGITRVNFFQNDFDTRTKGLDLVVSYGRPVGPGDLTLSAAYNYNKTEVTGGDFASNATGADRFEKGIPENTGNLQATYDVGNWNVFGRMRYYGEWRDYSGNSTGDIFQDFGAMVLFDLGATYDVTENLSVRVGAENVFDQYPDEATYQASRGLIYSRNAPYDTDGGQYYVRLDLSF; this comes from the coding sequence ATGAAAACTTCGATCAGCCTGCGCAAGGCGCTTGTCCTGACGGCATCGGGCGCCGCCCTTTGCTTCAGCAATGCGGCCCTTGCCCAGACAGCAAACGAGCAGGACGATACCAGCGTCCAGCAAACCGTTATTGTCACCGGTACGCGCGGCGCTCCACGCACCACGTTCGATAGCCTTGCGCCGGTTGATGTCATCTCCGACGATGCCATCGACATGACCGCCTCTGACGAAGTGATGGATACCCTGTCCCAACTGGTGCCGTCCTTCAATGTCAAACGCCTGCCGATGGCGGATGGCCAGGTCTTTGTGCGTCCGGCCAGCCTGCGGTCTCTGTCGTCAGACCACACGCTGGTCCTGGTCAATGGCAAGCGCTTTCACCGCTCTGCTCTGCTTGGTTCCAACGGCGCTCAATCGCCTGACCTTGCTCAGATCCCGTCCTATGCAATCAAGCGCATCGAAGTGCTGCGTGACGGTGCATCTGCACAGTACGGCTCTGACGCCATTGCCGGTGTGATCAACATCATCCTCGACGATGAAGCTGGCACGAACGCCTTCGCGCAGGCCGGCCAGTACTACAAGGGCGACGGCGAACAGTACCGTCTTGGTGCTCAGCAAGGCTTTGTGTTCGACAATGGCTTCCTGAATTTCTCCGGTGAGTACACCGACGCAGGCCTGACCTCCCGTTCGCGCCAGCGTCCGGACGCCATCCAGCTGCAGGAAGACTTCCCGGACCTCGACGTGCCGAACCCGGTGCAGCGTTGGGGTCAGCCGGAACGCCAAGCCTACCGCTTCGCCATGAACGGCGCCTATGACCTTGGCAGTTCGGAAGCCTATGTCTTCAGCACGTATGGCTGGGGCTCCGGCGTCACCGACTTCAACTGGCGCAACCCGGTTTCCACCAGCGCCTATGGCGACAGCGCCATGGACCCGGAATATGATCTCAATGAGATCTACCCGGCAGGCTTCTCGCCGCGCTTCGGACAGGACGATAACGACTTTTCGCTGACCGGTGGCTATCGCAGCACCGATGAAGGTCCGTTCTCGTACGATTTCAGCGCCAGCTATGGCCGGAACCAGATCGAATACTTCATGTACAATTCGATCAACGCCTCGCTCGGCTCGGCCAGCCCGACCTCGTTCGATATCGGCACGCTGACCCAGACAGAGCTGAATCTCAACGCAGACTTCGCCTATAGCGCCTCGCTGGATTTCCTCGCGGACGACCTGACCTTCGCGTTTGGTGCCGAGACCCGCAAAGAGGAGTACGAGATCGGACAGGGTGAGTATGCCTCCTACGCCGTCGGGCCGCTGGCCGAAGAAGGCTTCCCAGCCGGTTCGAACGGCTTCCCGGGCTTCTCGCCGGACCAGTCTGGTTCGTCTGACCAGACCAGCTATGCCGGCTATATAGATATCGAAGCTCCGGTGACCGATCGCTGGACCGTCGGCGGCGCCGTTCGCTACGAAGACTTCTCCGAATTTGGCAGCAGCACGACCGGTAAACTGTCCACCCGTTTCGAGGTCACACCGAACCTTGCCCTGCGCGCCACGGCGTCGACGGGCTTCCGTGCCCCGACACCGGGCCAGCTGTTCTCGGAACGCACCTCTCAGGGCCTCGACACGACGACGCTGAACATCTTCACCACCGGCCGCTTCAGCCCGCAGGGTGCCGTGGCCGAGGTGATCAGCCAGCGCGCTGACGCCGACATCCGGTCGCTGGAGCCGGAAGAGTCTGAAAACATCACGGCAGGTCTCGCCTGGACTTCCAGCTTCGGTCTCATGGCGACGCTGGACGTTTATCAGATCGATGTCGAAAACCGTCTCAGCACGTCCAACACGTTCACCGTTACCGATGAAGAGCGTGCCCAGTTTGCTGCCCTTGGCGTTGTCGGCGCCGAAGGCATTACGCGGGTCAACTTCTTCCAGAACGACTTTGACACGCGCACCAAGGGGCTCGACCTCGTCGTCTCCTACGGGCGTCCTGTCGGCCCGGGTGACCTCACCCTGAGCGCTGCCTACAATTACAACAAGACCGAAGTGACGGGCGGTGACTTCGCCTCGAACGCGACCGGTGCTGACCGGTTTGAAAAAGGTATTCCGGAGAACACCGGAAATCTGCAGGCGACTTATGACGTGGGTAACTGGAACGTCTTTGGCCGCATGCGGTACTATGGCGAATGGCGCGATTATTCCGGTAACTCGACCGGCGACATCTTCCAGGATTTTGGTGCTATGGTCCTGTTCGATCTCGGTGCGACCTATGACGTGACGGAAAACCTTTCCGTTCGTGTGGGGGCGGAGAACGTGTTCGACCAGTATCCGGACGAGGCGACCTATCAGGCAAGCCGGGGTCTGATCTACTCGCGCAACGCGCCTTACGATACCGATGGCGGCCAGTATTATGTCCGCCTGGATCTCAGCTTCTGA
- a CDS encoding FecR domain-containing protein, translated as MKKPDKPVRTVKPETEKVLDAEARAWVLYFASGKSAPEKEHAFAAWLAKSPEHSAAMERARRLWDGIADVDGVEDILTDRNNIKPFHPRQTLSRRLLLGGGLAASLACAAGIGLLVFQPAPAEAILLSTARGEIRTFTLSDGSEITLGGASLVRGEFSARERDLQLVGGNAYFDIARDESRPLTVDTGSVLVRVLGTRFDIKKRTGQVSVSVDSGHVRVMADAAAQDLRAGDRIVSTTALRLGPIETFDAAKELSWRSGRLSFVDATLRDIVADMNQYSDRPVRLAPGAPADMRLTLSFSIQQIGQVLAGLDTAYPIEVHENDTEIVISKGL; from the coding sequence ATGAAGAAGCCCGACAAGCCGGTCCGGACCGTCAAACCTGAAACCGAAAAAGTATTGGACGCTGAAGCGCGCGCTTGGGTGCTTTACTTTGCCTCTGGCAAGAGCGCGCCGGAGAAGGAACACGCCTTTGCCGCATGGCTGGCGAAGTCTCCCGAGCATTCTGCGGCGATGGAGCGGGCACGTCGATTGTGGGATGGGATCGCAGACGTCGACGGCGTTGAGGACATCCTCACAGATCGGAACAACATCAAGCCATTTCATCCGCGTCAGACCTTGTCGCGCCGCCTCCTGCTGGGCGGAGGCCTTGCCGCGAGCCTTGCTTGCGCTGCCGGTATCGGCCTGCTGGTTTTCCAGCCAGCCCCGGCTGAGGCCATTCTCCTTTCCACAGCGCGCGGGGAGATCAGGACGTTCACCCTGTCTGACGGCAGCGAGATCACACTGGGTGGCGCCAGCCTGGTCCGAGGCGAATTTTCTGCCAGGGAGAGAGACCTGCAGCTGGTCGGCGGCAATGCTTATTTCGACATCGCGCGTGATGAGAGCCGGCCGCTGACCGTCGATACCGGCAGTGTGCTGGTTCGCGTCCTTGGTACCCGGTTCGATATCAAGAAGCGGACAGGGCAGGTTTCGGTGTCTGTCGACAGCGGGCATGTCCGCGTCATGGCTGATGCCGCGGCGCAGGACCTGCGGGCCGGAGACCGGATCGTTTCGACAACAGCGCTGCGCCTCGGTCCGATTGAGACCTTCGATGCCGCGAAGGAATTGTCGTGGCGGTCTGGTCGTCTCTCTTTCGTGGATGCGACGCTCCGGGACATCGTTGCGGACATGAACCAGTACAGCGACCGCCCGGTCAGGCTCGCGCCCGGCGCACCGGCGGACATGCGCCTCACCCTGTCTTTCTCCATCCAGCAGATCGGTCAGGTGCTCGCCGGTCTCGATACCGCCTATCCGATTGAGGTGCACGAAAACGATACCGAAATCGTGATTTCGAAAGGACTCTGA